The following are encoded together in the Heterodontus francisci isolate sHetFra1 unplaced genomic scaffold, sHetFra1.hap1 HAP1_SCAFFOLD_43, whole genome shotgun sequence genome:
- the LOC137364960 gene encoding histone H2B type 1-M-like, with translation MPPQVEKKAAPKKGAKKTLNKPSTKGGKKQRKESYSIYIYKVMKQVHPDTGISSKAMSIMNSFVNDVFERIAGEASRLAHYNNHQLWVIQTAVRLLLPGALAKHAVSEGTKAVTKYTSSK, from the exons atgccaccacaagtggaa aagaaagcagctcctaagaaaggcgccaagaaaaccttaaataaaccgtcaacaaagggcggcaagaagcagaggaaggagagttactccatctacatctacaaagtgatgaagcaggttcatcccgacaccggcatctcctccaaggccatgagcatcatgaactcgtttgtgaacgatgttttcgagcgcatcgcgggtgaggcttcccgcctggcccattacaacaaccatcagctctgggtgatccagaccgccgtgcgccttctGCTGCCCGGggcgctggccaagcacgccgtgtcggaagggacaaaggcggtgaccaagtacaccagctccaagtaa